Genomic window (Pyrus communis chromosome 13, drPyrComm1.1, whole genome shotgun sequence):
ATTAAGTAAGTTGTCACCTAAGGGCATCATATTCATACTTTCTAATTGACAGCCAGAATTGGGTATCAACAAAATTTTGATCGTTGACTGGGATGTGCATCATGGTAACGGTACTCAAAAGATGTTCTGGAAGGATCCTCGTGTTTTATTCTTCTCTGTTCATAGGTATGCCAGAATTTTGAATTGATAATTGTTCTTTTCCTTGATCATTAAAGCCTATGTTTAACATAAACAAAGTTGAAGTTAGATTCCATCATGTAGTATTTTGTTAAGATGTGCTGCTTGGGGATCCCTtgatttttcttgaatttaaGTTTTTTACAAGGTCATTTTTTTACACTTTTCAAGGATTCTGTGACTTTAAAATTTCTAGCTTTTATCATTGTATCAAAAGTTATCTCATTGGAGCTTGTAGCATCTAACTTGTTTGGTTGACTTGTCTTGCATAAGATCAAAGTTCCTAGTTCTGATGACAGTATGGTGCTGGGTTTTTTCAGGCATGAGTTTGGAAGTTTTTATCCAGCTAATGATGACGGTTTCTATACTATGATTGGAGAAGGAGCAGGCGCAGGATACAACATTAATGTCCCCTGGGAAAAAGCCGGGTGTGGGGATGCAGACTATTTTGCCGTTTGGGACCATATTTTGGTTCATGTTGCCAAGGAGTTTAATCCCGATTTAATTATAGTCTCTGCAGGATTTGATGCAGGTTGGTGGGCTAACTTTCTCTGTTTAATGCAGGTTGCAGAATGAGTTTTCATTTTGTtgttgtggaaatttttggttgtGGTAGTAGTGTAGTACACATCTTCAATATCTATTTAAGTAAGATAATTTGTTTTTTCCACAAATTTGTTGAAACAGCTGCTGGTGATCCTCTAGGGGGTTGTCGTGTCACACCATATGGATACGCAGTTTTGTTGAAAAAGGTCGTTTTACAGTTTCTCTTTTCTCATTAAGGTGGCCGTGATTATTGTATCATTTTTGACATAATTTTATTGTCTTTCAGTTGATGAGTTTTGCGAATGGAAAAATCATGTTGGCTTTAGAAGGAGGATACAATCTCAAGTCTATTGCAAATTCAACTCTTTCTTGTGTTAAAGTTCTGCTGGACGACAATCCTATACATGGGTCTTCAGATGCATACCCATTTGAGTCTACATGGCGTGTGATAAAAGCGGTATATTAACATTTTGTACCTTTTTGTTTTAATACTTTTCCTATACTTTCTGTTGGGTTATCCATTTCTCCTTGTATTCATTCTACCTGATTTTTATTTACTGTGAGTCAATTCTTTGTTTCTTTAATGCATATGTATTTTTTCCAGGTTCGCCGGAAACTAAGTGCTTTCTGGCCATCACTTGCAGATGAATTACCAGAGACGCTAACCAATCAAACAGCTCCTCCAGCTTCGGTACGTTTCCTTTTCTCTTATCAGTACTTTGTTGTTTATTGCTTCTGGTTGGGTAGTCAATAGTTCTATTTGATCACTCGATTATCTCAAGACTCTCAGTACTCGGCATCTATTTCTTTTCTTCGCCACAAACATTGCTGGGATACTTGTTTTGCAATTGTAGTATATTCTCACCTCAAGCTCTGATTCTGAAGCGGAGGACAACGAAGGTCCAAATGTCATACCTAAACATCTTGAGGAGGTTTTTCAAGATGTTATAGAGCCCTTCTCGAAGTTGAAAGTTGATGAAAGTATTCAAGGTAAATTGATAACTGAGATTTAGGAAATGATTTCACTATTTGTGTTAGTTTATATGATGAGCTGTTAACTTAATCCAGATCATGTGGCAAGTAATTCTTGCATCTGGAGATCAGAGCTCTCAAAGGTTGAGATTTGGTATGCCGCTTTTGGATCAAATCTGTGTCTAAAAAGATTTCTCTGCTATATTGAAGGTGGACAGGTAATATGCAACCCAAAAACTTTTATCTAATATCGGTGTTGAATATGAAACAGACTAAGCATATTATGAGCTTCAGTATTTCACTGCAGCGGTTTTGGTTTTAAGCTTATAGTATCATGGATATTAGATAATTAATACTGTGATACTGCTCTTCTTTTCCCTCGTCTCCGCTTTTCTTCCCACCATACACTCCTGTTGACATCCGCAAGATGATTTTCAGATGGAAGGTATGAAAAGGCCATATCTTGGTTGTGCGGACAAGACTCCCCCAAAGGAGATTATGTGGAAGACCTTCCCTCATCGCTTGTTCTTTGGTTGTGAATCTACACTTACATGGGGTCCTGGAGGAGTAGCTTTCCTTAATCCCGAAAGCAACATCCAGGATAAGACTTATATGTGCCTGTATAGAATTACGTATGTTTTCTTGTCATGCAAATCAGTCCTATTGTTTTAACTGCTGCTTTCTGtataaatcattttcttttcaaacatcACACTTAAAAAATTGATTCTCCAATTGCCTGAATCCAGCATAGTTGTGTTTTAATCTCAGTTTTCTCTGGCAGGCTTGAGCAGTTTAACGATGTAATAGTCCAGGAAAACGTTGCAAGTTTTCCTATGAACTCTCCTTTGTTTGACTTGGCTGGTTTAGACTCAGTCATTAGTGAGGAGCCTCATTCTCTACAGGTTCAACTAAAGGTAGCGGAACTTGATAAGCCTCCTCGTTTTAGAATGATTATACATAACTGTTACACTTACGCTGTTGATGTGCTCAATTTTGTTTCAGAAGTGTTGGTACGGTAATGTTATCTACTTGGGCAAGGAGCATGCTATTCCGATACTAACAATGACGTATGCATCAAAGattctctttcatttttctgtttTCCTTTTTGTCAGAGGTGTTCTTGTCGATTTACTCGTGAAATCTGTATGCGTACGTAGTGAAGAACTCAATCCCTTTGGTCGGCTTTCATTTAATAATGTGCAGGTGTGCAAAATCACAAATGGAGGGCTTCAAATCCGGGGAGATTCCCTTGTGTGCTCCGGCCAAAAATTATGTCAACACAATCGCGAGGGGCTTGGTGGAAGGAAAACAACTTTCGCAGGAGGCAGCTATGGCTTACTTACAAAAAGCTTCTGTTAACCCATGGGGATGACAACTTTTCATCCTTGCAGCGTTTGTATACTAGCTCATTTGTATTAATTCCTTATGCCGGAAACGGCAATTTATGGCCTCCTTAAGACCAAACTTGTAATGTGGTTAAGATGTTCTAGGCGTTGATATTGATACAGTAGTTAGCACCTTGAACATTTGAAATGGATCATATTAGTCTCTCTGCCTCTTAAGCAGATTATCAAAGTAAGACTATCATTTATTATTACTGTtcggacaatttttttttttttcaagaactCAACTTTTAAAGATATAAAGCTCAAAATATGACCACTTTTGCCTTTTGATTCGTTAATTTTGCAGTGTTTGGGTCCAAAGGTGCAATACAGTTTATTGCAGGGTGTGGCGAAGAAGTTGGCTAGTAGTATTTCAGGGGAAGCAAACTAAATGTCTGCCTGCAAACAAGAAGAAAGGTTTTCCCAAAAAATGACAGGGCCAAGTTTTTTCCAATGGTTTTGAGATATCTTCTGGATTTGCTGACCAAATTATCCTCCAAAAACTGTTAAAAGGTTTTGGCGACAGAAAAAATTGTCGCCTAATTATTTGAACTGTcgttaaaaatgtttttatcgACGACTAACACACCGTCGCTAATACTTGGTCACTAAAGATAGTTTTAGCAGCCTTCAAAACCGCCGCTAATAGTTTTTTTAGAAACGGTTAAAAAACCGCtgctaaaaacatttttagcaACGTTAAAAAAACCGCCGCTAAAAATCGGAGAGGTAGTACATGCCATCCTGATAAAAATTAGTAGAACTGCTTCAACAAACACATCACTAAATCCTTTTACCAACTCTGTATGCGTATCCATATTACATCAAAACATCTAGAACACTACCAAATTACATGACATCATGTTCGCAACACTTGACGAACTGGGAAAAAGTTTTCGTATAAGCCACCCCTTAAGAAGGTTATCCCGTTTTCTGCAAGGAACTTCATTTCCACAAATACAAGGGCCGAACTTTGTCTGTGCACCTTCAGTCGTCCGTCCATGCGTTCCGCATTGCATCCAGCCAGCCGTTGTACCTAAAGTTCACGATATTAGATGGAAATCCGAAAAACTGTTTGCTATCGACTCTGACATTCGTAGCATGAGAAACAGAACAGTAGACAAATTTAAGGCAAATACAACGCCCACTAAATAAATTTCAACTTGGAATGACAGCCACCGTGAACTTCCCAAAGACGTTACTAAATCTACATGGT
Coding sequences:
- the LOC137712897 gene encoding histone deacetylase 5-like: MEVTEDVDCESKGQQQKRTRRVGLLYDERMCKHSTPDGDPHPENPNRIKAIWNKLQSAAIPQRCVVLEAKEAEDKHILSVHTKKHVDLIRNISSKQFNSRRNRIASKFNSIYLNEGSSEAAYLAAGSAIEVAERVAKGELDSAVAIIRPPGHHAEQDEAMGFCLYNNVAIAASVLLNEKPELGINKILIVDWDVHHGNGTQKMFWKDPRVLFFSVHRHEFGSFYPANDDGFYTMIGEGAGAGYNINVPWEKAGCGDADYFAVWDHILVHVAKEFNPDLIIVSAGFDAAAGDPLGGCRVTPYGYAVLLKKLMSFANGKIMLALEGGYNLKSIANSTLSCVKVLLDDNPIHGSSDAYPFESTWRVIKAVRRKLSAFWPSLADELPETLTNQTAPPASYILTSSSDSEAEDNEGPNVIPKHLEEVFQDVIEPFSKLKVDESIQDHVASNSCIWRSELSKVEIWYAAFGSNLCLKRFLCYIEGGQMEGMKRPYLGCADKTPPKEIMWKTFPHRLFFGCESTLTWGPGGVAFLNPESNIQDKTYMCLYRITLEQFNDVIVQENVASFPMNSPLFDLAGLDSVISEEPHSLQVQLKKCWYGNVIYLGKEHAIPILTMTCAKSQMEGFKSGEIPLCAPAKNYVNTIARGLVEGKQLSQEAAMAYLQKASVNPWG